A genomic region of Mycolicibacterium poriferae contains the following coding sequences:
- a CDS encoding N-acetylglucosamine kinase produces the protein MTARYLGVDGGGSKTAFALIDDAGRVLARATAPTSYYFSAAAGAESACRFDGVERVLAQGVNDICAQAGIATEDIDRAFFGLPGYGEASADIAALDAVPAKVLGHDRYGCDNDMVCGWAGSLAGEDGINVISGTGSMTYGERRGTGHRVGGWGELFGDEGSAYWVAAHGLNAFSRMSDGRTPRGPLYDLLRQRLGITSDLDAVSLVIDTWGGARGSIAALATTVCAAAAAGDAAADRILVDAAGELATLIDTTATLVGFTAAETVPVSYSGGMFSDPVFLQRFRVALDALPAAFDLRPPLLDPAVGAALYAVKQSGHPLSADAVQQLAAAATNSEKVTSP, from the coding sequence ATGACGGCGCGCTATCTGGGCGTCGACGGCGGCGGCTCCAAGACGGCGTTCGCGTTGATCGACGACGCGGGCCGGGTCCTGGCCCGGGCGACCGCCCCCACGTCCTACTACTTCAGCGCCGCGGCCGGGGCCGAGTCCGCCTGCCGGTTCGACGGCGTGGAACGCGTCCTGGCCCAGGGCGTCAACGACATCTGCGCGCAGGCGGGCATCGCCACCGAGGACATCGACCGGGCGTTCTTCGGTCTGCCCGGATACGGCGAGGCCAGCGCCGACATCGCCGCGCTGGACGCGGTGCCGGCGAAGGTGCTGGGGCATGACCGCTACGGCTGCGACAACGACATGGTGTGCGGATGGGCGGGGTCGCTGGCCGGCGAGGACGGGATCAACGTCATCAGTGGCACCGGGTCGATGACCTACGGCGAGCGACGCGGCACCGGGCACCGGGTCGGGGGCTGGGGCGAGCTGTTCGGTGACGAAGGCTCGGCGTACTGGGTGGCCGCGCACGGCCTGAACGCCTTCAGCCGTATGAGCGACGGCAGAACGCCCCGCGGACCGCTCTACGACCTGCTCAGGCAGCGCCTCGGGATCACCAGCGATCTCGACGCGGTCAGTCTGGTCATCGACACCTGGGGCGGGGCCCGCGGATCCATCGCCGCGCTGGCCACCACGGTGTGTGCGGCCGCGGCGGCCGGTGACGCCGCCGCCGACCGGATCCTCGTCGACGCCGCCGGTGAGCTCGCGACGCTCATCGACACGACCGCGACGCTCGTCGGCTTCACCGCCGCCGAGACGGTGCCGGTGTCGTATTCGGGCGGCATGTTCTCCGATCCCGTTTTCCTGCAACGGTTCCGGGTGGCGCTGGACGCGTTGCCCGCGGCGTTCGACTTGCGCCCGCCGTTGCTCGACCCTGCCGTCGGCGCGGCGCTGTACGCCGTCAAACAGAGCGGACATCCGCTGAGCGCGGACGCGGTGCAGCAACTCGCCGCTGCCGCAACCAATTCCGAGAAGGTGACCTCACCATGA
- a CDS encoding DMT family transporter translates to MTTTTSSRSWIFYATLLILFWGVWGAFSALPATWYGYPDEMIYCVWALTMIIPAAFALRGQRFDRRPQATIYGLLIGLTGAGGQLLLFQALTIGPAYLIFPIVSISPAITVLMAMLLLRERISGLAVVGLIAALAAIVLFSISGGDADGSSGPWLLLAIAVCVAWGVQAYFMRKTATLGVNEATTFGWMAITAIALIPVALLSLGGLPLDFPWQAPALTAATQILNAVGALFLVMALSRGKATIVAPTTNALAPALTIVVSLIAYQALPTPYGAVGIVLALVGSTLMVYSDEKRGEAPTVAVQPTVAPTETMTEKRSRG, encoded by the coding sequence GTGACCACAACGACATCCAGCCGCAGCTGGATCTTCTACGCGACCCTGCTGATCCTGTTCTGGGGTGTGTGGGGGGCGTTCTCCGCGCTGCCGGCCACCTGGTACGGCTACCCCGACGAGATGATCTACTGCGTCTGGGCGCTCACCATGATCATCCCCGCCGCGTTTGCGCTGCGCGGCCAGCGTTTCGACCGGCGTCCCCAGGCCACCATCTACGGTCTGCTGATCGGGTTGACCGGCGCCGGCGGTCAGCTGCTGCTGTTCCAGGCGCTGACGATCGGCCCGGCCTACCTGATCTTTCCGATCGTGTCGATCTCCCCGGCGATCACGGTGCTGATGGCGATGCTGCTGCTGCGCGAACGCATCAGCGGGCTGGCGGTCGTCGGCCTGATCGCCGCACTGGCCGCGATCGTGCTGTTCAGCATCTCCGGCGGCGACGCAGACGGGTCCTCGGGGCCGTGGCTGCTGTTGGCGATCGCGGTGTGCGTGGCCTGGGGTGTGCAGGCCTACTTCATGCGCAAGACCGCGACGCTGGGTGTCAACGAGGCCACCACGTTCGGCTGGATGGCGATCACCGCCATCGCGCTGATCCCGGTCGCGCTGCTGTCTCTGGGCGGTCTCCCGCTCGACTTCCCCTGGCAGGCGCCGGCATTGACGGCGGCGACGCAGATCCTGAACGCCGTCGGCGCGCTGTTCCTGGTGATGGCGCTGTCGCGCGGCAAGGCGACGATCGTCGCGCCCACCACCAACGCGCTCGCCCCGGCGCTGACCATCGTGGTCTCGCTGATCGCCTACCAGGCGCTGCCCACCCCCTACGGTGCGGTCGGCATCGTGCTGGCGCTGGTGGGTTCGACATTGATGGTGTACAGCGACGAGAAGCGCGGCGAGGCGCCCACCGTCGCGGTGCAGCCCACCGTGGCGCCGACGGAGACGATGACCGAGAAGAGGAGTCGGGGATGA
- the melA gene encoding alpha-glucosidase/alpha-galactosidase — MKPSIVIIGAGSVEFTRELLGDILSFPELGGVRVVLHDIDAERLETAEAVTRATARAAGAHPEVVATTDRRRALDGADYVINVIQVGMHEATVRDFEIPARYGLNQTIGDTIGVGGIFRGLRTFPVLAGIAADMAQVCPDAWLLNYTNPMAMNVTYLHRVAPNLKVLGLCHSVYWTMVGLCELIDVPYDEVSYWSAGVNHQAWVLRWERGGQNLYPLLDARIADDPELRRRVRVDMYRRLGYYPTETSEHSSEYVPWYLHNPDEVARLRINVGEYVTISEANLVEYRRVRDEVAGADTLPIDTGSTEYAPQVIHSLETGTRRVISANIVNDGLITNLPDGVAVEVPTVLDALGAHPMKVGDLPAQCAALNRNFLGPVDLTVRAAVEGDPRLVRAAALVDPNTAATLSVDQITELCDELTAAHGDLLPESLRPTY, encoded by the coding sequence ATGAAGCCGTCCATCGTGATCATCGGTGCGGGCAGCGTCGAGTTCACCCGGGAACTGCTCGGCGACATCCTGTCGTTCCCCGAGCTCGGCGGGGTGCGGGTGGTGCTGCACGACATCGACGCCGAGCGGCTCGAGACCGCTGAGGCGGTCACCCGGGCAACGGCACGGGCGGCCGGCGCGCACCCGGAGGTGGTGGCCACCACCGATCGCCGGCGCGCCCTCGACGGTGCCGACTATGTCATCAACGTGATCCAGGTCGGCATGCACGAGGCGACGGTGCGGGACTTCGAGATCCCGGCCCGGTACGGGCTGAATCAGACCATCGGGGACACCATCGGTGTCGGCGGGATCTTCCGCGGTCTGCGCACCTTCCCGGTGCTGGCGGGTATCGCCGCCGACATGGCGCAGGTGTGCCCCGACGCGTGGCTGCTGAACTACACCAACCCGATGGCGATGAATGTCACCTACCTGCATCGCGTGGCGCCTAACCTGAAGGTGCTCGGGCTGTGTCATTCGGTGTACTGGACCATGGTGGGGCTCTGCGAGCTCATCGACGTGCCCTATGACGAGGTGTCCTACTGGTCGGCCGGGGTGAACCATCAGGCGTGGGTGCTGCGCTGGGAGCGCGGCGGGCAGAACCTGTACCCGCTGCTCGACGCGCGCATCGCCGACGACCCCGAGCTGCGCCGCCGGGTGCGGGTGGACATGTACCGCCGTCTGGGCTACTACCCGACCGAAACCAGCGAGCACAGCAGCGAATACGTGCCGTGGTACCTGCACAACCCCGACGAGGTGGCCCGGCTGCGCATCAACGTCGGCGAGTACGTGACGATCAGTGAGGCGAATCTGGTCGAGTATCGCCGCGTGCGCGACGAGGTAGCCGGAGCCGACACGCTGCCCATCGACACCGGGTCCACCGAGTACGCGCCGCAGGTGATCCATTCGCTGGAAACCGGTACCCGGAGAGTGATTTCGGCCAACATCGTCAACGACGGGCTGATCACCAACCTGCCCGACGGGGTCGCGGTGGAGGTACCGACGGTCCTCGACGCACTCGGTGCGCACCCGATGAAGGTGGGCGATCTGCCGGCGCAGTGCGCCGCGTTGAACCGCAACTTCCTCGGCCCGGTGGACCTGACGGTGCGTGCCGCCGTCGAGGGCGACCCCCGGCTGGTGCGCGCCGCGGCGCTGGTCGACCCCAACACCGCCGCCACCTTGAGCGTCGACCAGATCACCGAGCTGTGCGACGAGCTGACCGCCGCGCACGGTGACCTGCTGCCCGAATCGTTGCGTCCCACCTACTGA
- a CDS encoding ABC transporter substrate-binding protein — protein sequence MIRRRLYIALLAVLALVLAACGGGGSSSGPTEIAVWHGYQDTEGEVFKKLIAQYNQDHPDVKVNELYSSNDLVLQKVLTAVRGGSAPDVAYMFGSWSPNIAQIPQVVDMAEYVSEPDWQWDDFYPAEREAATVGEKIVGVPALVDNLAIVYNKQLFAEAGVAPPSPDWTWADFRAAAAKLTDPAKGQYGWLIPADGSEDTVWHYLPMLWEAGGDILSPDDSTAVFNSEAGVEALTVLQQMAVTDKSLYLDTTNENGPKLMNSGKVAMLVTGPWDLSQLPDIDYDVQVMPTFAGSSGGHQTIAGPDNWVVFDNGGEKKQAAVDFVKWLSAPEQVKTFSLGTGDLPIRQSVGNDQAVLDTLNENVPGTATFVENLNNVKKVRPTVEQYPDISDALGQAIVAVMLGKEQPADALNKAAQAADAALAEK from the coding sequence GTGATCCGACGCCGCCTGTACATCGCCCTGCTCGCTGTTCTCGCGCTCGTGCTCGCCGCGTGCGGGGGCGGTGGTTCGTCGTCCGGACCCACCGAGATCGCGGTGTGGCACGGCTACCAGGACACCGAGGGGGAGGTGTTCAAAAAGCTGATCGCGCAGTACAACCAGGATCACCCCGACGTGAAGGTCAACGAGCTGTACTCCAGCAACGACCTGGTGCTGCAGAAGGTGCTGACCGCGGTGCGCGGCGGCAGTGCACCCGACGTGGCGTACATGTTCGGGTCGTGGTCACCCAACATCGCGCAGATCCCGCAGGTCGTCGACATGGCCGAGTACGTGTCCGAACCGGACTGGCAGTGGGACGACTTCTATCCCGCCGAGCGGGAGGCGGCCACGGTGGGGGAGAAGATCGTCGGGGTGCCCGCGCTGGTGGACAACCTCGCGATCGTCTACAACAAGCAGCTGTTCGCCGAGGCCGGGGTCGCTCCGCCGAGCCCGGACTGGACGTGGGCAGACTTCCGCGCCGCCGCCGCGAAACTCACCGACCCGGCGAAGGGCCAGTACGGCTGGCTCATTCCCGCCGACGGTAGCGAAGACACGGTGTGGCACTACCTTCCGATGCTGTGGGAGGCCGGTGGTGACATCCTGTCGCCGGACGACTCCACAGCGGTGTTCAACTCCGAGGCCGGGGTCGAGGCGCTGACCGTGTTGCAGCAGATGGCGGTCACCGACAAGTCGCTGTACCTGGACACCACCAACGAGAACGGCCCGAAGCTGATGAACAGCGGCAAGGTCGCGATGCTGGTGACGGGTCCGTGGGATCTGAGCCAGCTGCCCGACATCGACTACGACGTGCAGGTGATGCCCACGTTCGCCGGGTCCTCGGGGGGACACCAGACCATCGCCGGGCCCGACAACTGGGTGGTGTTCGACAACGGCGGCGAGAAGAAGCAGGCCGCGGTCGACTTCGTCAAGTGGCTGTCGGCGCCCGAACAGGTCAAGACGTTCTCGCTGGGCACCGGTGACCTACCGATCCGGCAGTCGGTGGGCAACGACCAGGCGGTGCTGGACACGCTCAACGAGAACGTCCCGGGCACGGCGACATTCGTGGAGAACCTGAACAACGTGAAGAAGGTGCGTCCGACCGTCGAGCAGTACCCCGACATCTCCGATGCGCTCGGACAGGCGATCGTCGCGGTGATGCTCGGCAAGGAGCAGCCCGCCGACGCGCTGAACAAGGCCGCGCAGGCGGCCGACGCGGCCCTGGCCGAGAAGTGA
- a CDS encoding carbohydrate ABC transporter permease — translation MLITPDVEKPVTPAPPHPRRRRRLGGGESLTGWTLVSPAVILIGIFGLLPVLMSLQLSFQRSDLLTPETPWVGFDNYRKMADDPVFLEAIKHTIVYTALFVPGTMLVGLLVAAALNRSVRFISLYRTAAYITMAVSTISQGIIFLWLTDRDYGLVNAALNAVGAPSQPFLASPSQAMYVIVAMTIWGWTGFSVIVYLAALQGVPAELHEAAAIDGAKPFTRFRTITVPLLAPANLFLLVWLTINALQLFDEVYATTRGGPLRATTVIVYYLWDQAFVHFDAGYAAAMAYALFVVILVITGVQFRLTRRFGGTS, via the coding sequence ATGCTGATCACCCCCGACGTCGAGAAGCCGGTGACCCCGGCGCCGCCGCACCCTCGGCGGCGGCGGCGGCTCGGCGGCGGGGAGAGCCTGACGGGGTGGACGCTGGTCAGTCCCGCGGTGATCCTGATCGGCATCTTCGGGCTGTTGCCGGTGCTGATGTCGCTGCAGTTGTCGTTCCAGCGCTCCGATCTGCTCACTCCGGAGACGCCGTGGGTGGGGTTCGACAACTACCGCAAGATGGCCGACGACCCGGTCTTCCTCGAGGCGATCAAGCACACCATCGTCTACACGGCACTGTTCGTGCCGGGCACGATGCTGGTCGGGCTGCTCGTCGCCGCGGCGCTGAACCGGTCGGTGCGGTTCATCTCGCTGTACCGCACCGCGGCCTACATCACGATGGCGGTGTCGACGATCTCGCAGGGCATCATCTTCCTGTGGCTGACCGACCGCGATTACGGCCTGGTCAACGCCGCACTCAACGCGGTCGGCGCACCGTCACAACCGTTCCTCGCGTCGCCCAGCCAGGCCATGTACGTCATCGTGGCGATGACGATCTGGGGCTGGACCGGCTTCTCGGTGATCGTGTACCTGGCTGCGCTGCAAGGGGTTCCGGCCGAGCTGCACGAGGCGGCCGCGATCGACGGCGCGAAACCGTTCACCCGGTTCCGCACCATCACCGTGCCGCTGTTGGCCCCGGCCAACCTGTTTCTGCTGGTGTGGCTGACCATCAACGCGCTGCAGCTGTTCGACGAGGTGTACGCCACCACCCGCGGCGGTCCGCTGCGGGCCACCACCGTCATCGTCTACTACCTGTGGGATCAGGCGTTCGTGCACTTCGACGCCGGCTACGCCGCGGCGATGGCCTACGCGCTGTTCGTGGTCATCCTGGTCATCACCGGTGTGCAATTCCGGCTCACCCGCCGTTTCGGTGGCACCTCATGA
- a CDS encoding carbohydrate ABC transporter permease produces MTRVRLPFSPWHLVLIPLSFLLLVPLLWMLITSLQTEGEANRFPPVLWPASPRWENYTEAWAAAPFGHFFLNSFTVTAVVLVSNLVVCSVAGYAFARIRFLGRGALFVTLMATLMVPFQVTMIPVFLIVKWFGDNVWDVLGIDHIGALMLPNLATAFGIFFLRQFFQTVPVELEEAARVDGTSRLGVLFKIVLPLSLPAMSTLAALTVLTSWNDFLWPLIVITSQEQMTIPLGLSYFQGAHHVQWPLLMAANVMSLLPMLLVFVGAQRYFVQSVASTGLKG; encoded by the coding sequence ATGACGCGGGTGCGCCTGCCGTTCAGTCCCTGGCATCTGGTGTTGATCCCGCTGAGCTTCCTGCTGCTGGTTCCGTTGCTGTGGATGCTGATCACGTCGCTGCAGACCGAAGGCGAGGCCAATCGGTTTCCGCCGGTGTTGTGGCCGGCCAGCCCCCGGTGGGAGAACTACACCGAGGCGTGGGCCGCGGCGCCGTTCGGGCATTTCTTCCTCAACAGCTTCACCGTCACCGCGGTGGTGTTGGTCAGCAACCTGGTGGTGTGCAGCGTCGCCGGATATGCGTTCGCGCGCATCCGGTTTCTGGGGCGCGGGGCGCTGTTCGTGACGCTGATGGCGACGCTGATGGTGCCGTTCCAGGTGACGATGATCCCGGTGTTCCTGATCGTGAAGTGGTTCGGCGATAACGTGTGGGACGTTCTCGGCATCGACCACATCGGGGCGTTGATGCTGCCCAATCTGGCGACGGCGTTCGGCATCTTCTTCCTGCGCCAGTTCTTCCAGACGGTGCCGGTGGAACTCGAGGAGGCTGCCCGCGTGGATGGCACGTCCCGGCTCGGTGTGCTGTTCAAGATCGTGCTGCCGCTGTCGCTGCCGGCGATGTCGACGCTGGCGGCGCTGACCGTGCTGACGTCGTGGAACGACTTCCTGTGGCCGCTGATCGTCATCACGTCCCAGGAGCAGATGACGATTCCGTTGGGGCTGAGCTACTTCCAGGGCGCCCACCACGTGCAGTGGCCGCTGCTGATGGCGGCCAACGTGATGAGCTTGCTGCCGATGCTGCTGGTGTTCGTCGGAGCGCAGCGCTATTTCGTGCAGTCGGTGGCCAGTACCGGACTCAAGGGTTGA
- a CDS encoding ABC transporter ATP-binding protein, with protein MAEIEFRDVTRTYPGGITAQKGLNLTVADGEFLILVGPSGCGKSTALRLLAGLDKPTSGEIRIGGTVVNDLGPGQRDIAMVFQNYALYPHMTVYRNLAYGLKQRKTPRTEIDRRVRETAELLEIGGLLDRKPGQLSGGQRQRVAMGRALVREPQAFLLDEPLSNLDAKLRNQVRGDLKRLHREVPVTSLYVTHDQVEAMTLGDRLCVMAGGEVQQIGTTDEVYNHPANTFVAAFMGSPPMNLMPGEVRSGVLHVGGAELSSVPCPDGPVTVGARPEHLEVRGAGGDGVVPARVDFVEPLGSHVLITADVDATRVIVQAPAGTDYAPGTAIGLALPPEHTYFFDAETGEAQLHRERLTL; from the coding sequence TTGGCAGAGATCGAGTTCCGGGATGTCACCCGCACCTACCCCGGTGGCATCACCGCGCAGAAGGGACTGAACCTGACCGTCGCCGACGGCGAGTTCCTGATCCTGGTCGGCCCGTCGGGCTGCGGGAAGAGCACTGCGCTGCGGCTGCTGGCCGGGCTGGACAAACCCACCTCGGGCGAGATCCGCATCGGCGGAACGGTGGTCAACGACCTGGGGCCCGGGCAGCGCGACATCGCGATGGTGTTCCAGAACTACGCGCTGTATCCGCACATGACCGTGTACCGCAACCTGGCCTACGGCCTCAAGCAGCGCAAGACGCCGCGCACCGAGATCGACCGCCGGGTGCGCGAGACGGCCGAGCTGCTGGAGATCGGCGGGCTGCTGGACCGCAAGCCCGGCCAGCTGTCGGGCGGGCAGCGGCAGCGGGTCGCGATGGGGCGGGCGCTGGTGCGCGAACCCCAGGCGTTCCTGCTCGACGAGCCGTTGTCGAATCTGGACGCCAAGCTGCGCAACCAGGTGCGTGGTGACCTCAAGCGGTTGCACCGCGAGGTGCCGGTGACCTCCCTCTACGTCACCCACGATCAGGTGGAGGCGATGACGCTGGGCGATCGGTTGTGCGTGATGGCCGGCGGTGAGGTGCAGCAGATCGGCACCACCGACGAGGTGTACAACCATCCGGCCAACACGTTCGTCGCGGCGTTCATGGGCAGCCCGCCGATGAACCTGATGCCCGGCGAGGTGCGCTCCGGGGTGCTGCACGTCGGCGGCGCCGAGTTGTCGAGCGTGCCGTGCCCGGACGGGCCGGTGACGGTGGGGGCGCGTCCTGAGCATCTGGAGGTGCGTGGCGCGGGCGGCGATGGGGTGGTGCCGGCCCGGGTGGACTTCGTCGAGCCGCTCGGCAGCCATGTGCTGATCACCGCCGACGTCGATGCGACGCGGGTGATCGTGCAGGCGCCGGCGGGCACGGACTACGCGCCCGGTACCGCGATCGGGTTGGCGTTGCCGCCGGAGCACACCTACTTCTTCGACGCCGAGACCGGCGAGGCCCAGCTGCACCGCGAGCGCCTCACGTTGTAG
- a CDS encoding SLC13 family permease: MTVDAWVTLAVVVVTVVVLVFDRYNPALVMGGAVLALYVSGVIDSGQLLAGVANESLAIVAALYVLAGAADITGAFDGVTSKLLGGADRNRPRAELLRVCGPSAGVSAFIANTPLVAMLAPRVVRWCRRTGRSPSLYLMPLSYAVILGGSMTMIGTSVNLFVNDLIDSAGLGRLGVFSIIGVGLPLTIGCVLLMVLVGPRLLKDRTAPGEVRAGNEREFTVEMTIPFDSAMAGATVAEAGLRNLDGVFLVEVERAERVIAAVGPDEPLAVGDRLVFVGNLARVLDLQNMTGLASAEARHFDDLARNPQRQFVEAVIGAGSPLVGSSLKAAGFRSRYGSAVVAIHRASQQLSGKLGDVRLRAGDVLLVLAGPDFAQQFREHRDFAVVAPLNQDRPIRRERTRVVEFCVAALIVLAGTGLLDLLKASLIIAFALIASRVVTLNDARRFVNVNVLLLMATSFALGLAVEESGLAATLANLVVGAAAPLGSIGLLAAVLAATMLVTEVISNLAAAALMFPIAVAVAEQAGVNAMPFAVVVIFGASLSFLTPIGYQTNTMVWAMGGYRYTDFARLGIPLTLLVLVATPFLVPVFFPF; this comes from the coding sequence GTGACCGTTGACGCGTGGGTGACGTTGGCCGTGGTCGTCGTCACCGTCGTTGTGCTGGTTTTCGACCGATACAACCCGGCGCTCGTCATGGGCGGCGCGGTCCTGGCGCTCTACGTTTCCGGGGTCATCGACTCCGGGCAGCTACTGGCCGGTGTGGCCAACGAGTCCCTGGCCATCGTGGCCGCGCTGTATGTACTGGCGGGCGCCGCCGACATCACCGGCGCGTTCGACGGGGTGACGTCCAAACTGCTGGGCGGCGCCGACCGGAACCGGCCGCGCGCGGAGTTGCTGCGGGTGTGCGGCCCGTCGGCGGGGGTGTCGGCGTTCATCGCGAACACCCCGCTGGTGGCGATGCTCGCGCCGCGCGTGGTTCGGTGGTGCCGCCGCACCGGACGCTCGCCGTCGCTGTACCTGATGCCACTGAGCTATGCGGTCATCCTCGGCGGGTCGATGACGATGATCGGCACCTCGGTCAACCTGTTCGTCAACGACCTGATCGACTCGGCGGGTCTGGGCCGACTCGGGGTGTTCTCCATCATCGGTGTCGGACTGCCGCTGACCATCGGCTGCGTGCTGCTGATGGTGTTGGTCGGGCCGCGCCTGCTCAAGGACCGCACCGCGCCGGGCGAGGTCCGCGCCGGCAACGAGCGCGAGTTCACCGTCGAGATGACGATTCCGTTCGACAGCGCCATGGCGGGGGCGACGGTCGCCGAGGCCGGGCTGCGCAACCTTGACGGGGTGTTCCTCGTCGAGGTGGAACGCGCGGAGCGGGTCATCGCGGCGGTCGGGCCGGATGAACCGCTGGCGGTGGGGGACCGGCTGGTGTTCGTCGGGAACCTCGCCCGCGTGCTGGATCTGCAGAACATGACGGGCCTGGCGTCGGCGGAGGCGCGCCACTTCGACGACCTGGCGCGCAATCCGCAACGCCAGTTCGTCGAGGCGGTCATCGGAGCAGGGTCACCGCTGGTCGGCTCCAGCCTTAAGGCCGCCGGCTTCCGCAGCCGCTACGGGTCCGCGGTGGTCGCGATCCACCGGGCCAGCCAGCAGCTGTCCGGCAAGCTCGGCGACGTCCGGCTGCGCGCCGGTGACGTACTGCTGGTGCTGGCCGGGCCTGACTTCGCCCAGCAGTTTCGCGAGCACCGTGATTTCGCCGTCGTGGCCCCGCTCAACCAGGACCGGCCGATCCGGCGCGAACGAACCCGGGTGGTCGAGTTTTGCGTCGCCGCGCTGATCGTGTTGGCCGGCACCGGACTGCTGGATCTGTTGAAGGCATCGCTGATCATCGCGTTCGCGCTGATCGCCAGCCGTGTGGTGACGCTCAACGATGCGCGGCGCTTCGTCAACGTCAATGTCCTGTTGTTGATGGCGACCAGCTTCGCGCTCGGGCTGGCCGTCGAGGAGAGTGGGCTGGCCGCCACGCTGGCCAACCTGGTGGTCGGTGCGGCGGCGCCGCTGGGCAGCATCGGCCTGCTGGCGGCGGTGCTGGCGGCCACCATGCTGGTGACGGAGGTGATCTCCAACCTCGCCGCAGCTGCACTGATGTTCCCGATCGCGGTCGCCGTCGCCGAGCAGGCGGGCGTGAACGCCATGCCGTTCGCCGTGGTGGTGATCTTCGGGGCCAGCCTGTCGTTCCTGACGCCGATCGGCTACCAGACCAACACGATGGTGTGGGCCATGGGTGGCTACCGCTACACCGACTTCGCCCGCCTGGGTATCCCGCTGACGCTGCTGGTCCTGGTGGCGACGCCGTTCCTGGTGCCGGTCTTCTTCCCGTTCTGA
- a CDS encoding ArsR/SmtB family transcription factor — protein MAPSFRDSAERPLYEIKANLFKALAHPARIRILEILSSTGRPTPVSEILAETGLEPTLLSQHLAVLKRHYVVSGERVGNAVYYELAHPKISELLLIARTFLTDTLGARRDQLEMLGSLPPVGQP, from the coding sequence ATGGCGCCGAGTTTCCGGGATTCCGCCGAGCGGCCCCTCTACGAGATCAAGGCCAACCTGTTCAAGGCGCTCGCGCACCCCGCACGCATCCGCATTCTCGAGATCCTGTCGTCCACCGGGCGCCCCACCCCGGTCAGCGAGATCCTCGCCGAGACCGGGCTGGAGCCGACCCTGCTCTCGCAGCATCTGGCGGTACTCAAGCGGCACTACGTCGTCAGCGGTGAGCGGGTCGGCAACGCCGTGTACTACGAGCTCGCCCACCCCAAGATCTCGGAACTGCTGCTGATCGCCCGGACCTTCCTCACCGACACCCTGGGTGCGCGTCGCGACCAGCTCGAGATGCTGGGTTCGTTGCCCCCCGTCGGACAGCCGTGA
- a CDS encoding SufE family protein — protein sequence MSMPAALAEVVSDFQEVDGQDKLALLLEFADELPALPADLEEAAMEPVPECQSPLFLHVDAEDRSAVRLHFSAPAEAPTTRGFAAILAAGLDGQSAEDILAVPDDFYTDLGLAALISPLRLRGMSAMLARIKKRLQ from the coding sequence ATGAGCATGCCCGCGGCCCTGGCCGAGGTCGTCTCGGACTTCCAGGAGGTGGACGGGCAGGACAAGCTCGCCCTGCTGCTGGAGTTCGCCGATGAGCTGCCCGCCCTGCCCGCCGACCTCGAGGAGGCGGCGATGGAACCGGTGCCCGAATGCCAGTCGCCGCTGTTCCTGCATGTCGACGCCGAGGACCGCAGCGCGGTGCGGCTGCACTTCAGTGCGCCGGCCGAGGCACCGACGACCCGCGGGTTCGCCGCCATACTGGCCGCCGGCCTGGACGGGCAGTCGGCCGAGGACATCCTCGCCGTGCCCGACGACTTCTACACCGACCTCGGGCTAGCGGCACTGATCAGCCCGCTGCGGTTGCGGGGCATGTCGGCGATGCTGGCGCGCATCAAGAAGCGACTGCAGTAG